aagttagctgctaTTTGTTAGCACTTTCCAACCCCACCTAGTTTGATActtaccactacatcacactggctgtctggTGGGACCTCGTTATGTACATTAAATTACAAAGAGTAACTTTAGGTGGATCCAGatttattttgtggactctttAAGAGTTCCATATTACCAGCACTCTTAGTGTTATCTGCACTGTTATTGTTTTGTAATATCCTGCTTGAACGTATGATGGGTGGATATTGGTGTACTTTGTATATTGGTGGGCTGCCTTTAGATAACAGCTATTTGTCACAGGATTTGTAGGGGCCCTTTCTTGCCTCTATGACTCAAAGTTTCATATTTAATGTCTATTTCTGCTTTAGAGATACTGAAAGTCAAACCTTCATTTAGCTGTTTCAATTGATAAAGTTTCAGACATCCAAGCCTTGGGAATCCCCTGGCTGTGgcattctttctgtctctctcccagttGCTGTGGCAGATGAGTTTACAGCTATTTTGGTTGTACAACATGAACTGGAAATGGTTTTATGTGAAAAGGGTTTGTACAGATTCTTTCCTGCTGTCTTACTAAAGATATTATTGTTGCACTGAACTCTAAGATAATGCAAGCATCATTGCAACTGACAGGCACAGGGTTTGTATTTGGAGTTTTCTTCTACATGAGTCACTGACATAGAGCACATTTATCTATTTCTAGTCCTAGCAAAGGAAACACGAGGCGTTTGCACTTACCCAAGGTATGGCCCTAAGAGGGCAGGGGTTTTTCATACTTATCCATCAGTAGTGTACAGTTATTGccatcatttatagtctgcctttctcaccaagacacaaggcagattacacagcgcAAGACAGTTGGGATATCCAAGACAGAATGGGGtatccaataaacaatacaatagaggTTGTCATTGCAAAAATATCCAAGCAAAAAGAAATATGATAacggagctgaaacaaagcataagtattagcaTGACACGCTAAATAGTGCTGGAATTACATAGTACGGTAATATTTATAGCAACAGACCGTACATACTAGACAATGTAGTACAGACCACAATCCCTGACCCTTTACTAAAACATATTTCTGAAAAGAATTTCATTACAGTATAGTCCCATTAcatgtttttaaaagccctcctGATCTTTGCAGTTTTACATAGCTCCTGGAAAGCCAGAAGGGTAGGAGCCTTTCTGACCTcaacaggcaggccattccacaaccTGGCTGAGAATACTAGAAAATGCCATTCTAGATAGCCACGGCTGAGATAGGCTCccagaagaaaaatgttttatATGAGTTTTCGAAGTTGGTTTTGGGGTGGAACATTGTATCTTTGTACTTTTATAAAGAGAATGGGGATGTGCAGATTAGAAGATTTGCATGTTGGACCGAGGAAAACTAGGGCTGCAGTCCTCTGTACACTGGCATGGAGaggaagtcccattgaactcagtgagacttacttggaagtaaatgtgCAAAGTATCAGCCGGCATGTGTGGATTTCTTGACTTCACTAGAACTTGCTATTACTTAACTAAGAGAGCACATGGAATACAGTACTGGCAGAAGTTTCATTTTCTGCTGTGGTTCAGAAATCATGGTGAagattaaaagtataaatgccgtTTAGTTAAAAGATAGCACACTTAATGGCTAGCAAGCATGAATAGTATGAAAATGCAGTAAATAATTAATCTCAAACTCAGGACAGCAGCTGCAAAAGCAGTGTGTCACAACTTTTTTTGCAGTTCTGACAACTGGGACTGTAATATTTAATTGCTAACTTATACAGATTGCATTTgtcatatactgagtcagatcctcTATGTTACAATGTTGTAATTGGACTGATTGTAACCCTTTTCCAGTACTGTGATCTAGAAAATGGTCTAAAACCTTTAAACCAGGGAAGGTTCTTCGCAGCCTTCCAGTGGTTTATTCCCCAGTCCAGTAAATGGGTCTACTGTGGGTATTACAGCAAAGGATAACATTTTGATAAGTGAATTAGTGGCAAATACTGTTAAAATCAGTATATATCTggtttctgtgtggcttctatTTCTGTAAAGATTTGTGTATAACTGATTCAACCTTGCATATAGTCAGTCTCATGTCAAGATGCTTTGCTCATCTTTCTATGCCTGTTCCTCACTATGTCTGGGTAAGTTATCCCTGCAATAGATGCATAAAACCTAAGATCAGAGTTCCCTTATTGCAGGGTCATGTTACTAAACTTaaattagtgtgtgtgttttggggagatTTAAGAACACATGTATTTGCTGCCTGACTCTTTAGCATATGAACATGTACAACATTAGTGTTGTACAGATGTTGCTCCATCGGCACCAGTTTTGTTAGGCTAGGTGCAGAGTGACCCCTAAGGAAGCAACTGCTACTGAGAAGGAAGGAATGTTTCTTTGCTGCTTGCCCTGCCAGGGTCACTATCATGTGCTTATTTAGGATCATAAAGATGATACTAGTGGCCATAACACAAAGAGGTTGAGGCTAAAGAGGAGTCACAAGGGGCCAGATTGAAAGGAGGGATCTGGTTCAGCCCATAGAGTACTTGCAGGGCTCCTGCATCTGTTGTCTTTCTGCATTTTTTGTTTGCTGGTTAGTATGAATATGCCACAGAACAGGGATTTTGCCAGATTGTATTGTTGCTTTTAGTCTCCTGGCCAATCAAGGCTCTGAAAAACTCTTCATCTCCCACTACTAACTAGTTACGTTGTCATTATATGAAGCATCTATAGAGCAGTATTGCCATTTTCCTGAGcgaaagggtttggggagagtaATTCTTAACTGCTGAAAGTGATATGCCTATTAGCGCAGGAGGAGAGGGATTTTGCCAGATTGTATTGTATGGCTCACACTACAATTTGTGTATTCCTTGCAGGGCTGCATAGTGATCCGCTACACAGCTCCCTGGAGGTTGGTGTTCTTTTCAGAATCCATGGGTATAAAGTCTCTGCAGAAGTTGGCCAAGAAGTTGTTGGAGCTCCTCTTTGACTACGAAATGGACACAAGGCCTTTGCTTTTTCATGTCTTCAGCAATGGTGGTGTCATGCTGTACCGTTACATTGTGGAGCTCCTCCATACTCACCAGCAATTCCAGCATCTGCGAGTGGTGGGTACTGTGTTTGACAGTGCTCCTGGCAGGAAGAACCTGAAAGGAGGCCTCCGTGCCTTGTCAGTTGTCTTAGGATCAACCAATGTGTATGTTAAGTACTTCCTCCTCCTGACATTTGCAGTCCTGGTGGTGACACTGCGGATCTTGCTGTATCCTTTGACCCGCTTTGTACACGAGAACCACTATGATGCCATGTTGAGGCAACCCTCTTCCTGGCCTGAGCTCTACTTGTACTCCAAAGCTGATGGTGTTATCCTTGCTAGTGATGTGGAGACCATGATAGAGGCCCGGCGGCAGCATCGGGTCCCTGTAAAGGCCGTGGACTTTGTGACCTCTGCCCATGTCAGCCACTTTCGGGCATACCCTGCCTTGTATGTGACTCATTGCACCTCCTTTATGTACAGTTGCTTAGGTTCACTGAAGTGACAGATGTGAAGAGATGTTGAACACCTGCTGCCTCCTGATGCtgctctgaataaaaatctggCCCTGCTTTCACTAC
This Euleptes europaea isolate rEulEur1 chromosome 2, rEulEur1.hap1, whole genome shotgun sequence DNA region includes the following protein-coding sequences:
- the TMEM53 gene encoding transmembrane protein 53; amino-acid sequence: MPPDSPEGSVGASAKEVNKHNLPVVILLGWAGCRDQYLMKYSTIYLKKGCIVIRYTAPWRLVFFSESMGIKSLQKLAKKLLELLFDYEMDTRPLLFHVFSNGGVMLYRYIVELLHTHQQFQHLRVVGTVFDSAPGRKNLKGGLRALSVVLGSTNVYVKYFLLLTFAVLVVTLRILLYPLTRFVHENHYDAMLRQPSSWPELYLYSKADGVILASDVETMIEARRQHRVPVKAVDFVTSAHVSHFRAYPALYVTHCTSFMYSCLGSLK